The genomic interval ATTACTTTTTCCATTTTTACACCTCGTTTAATACTTCGATGCTTTTTTTGTATCGGTAATATGACTCTGCAATTCGCTGAACTCCTTTTTGAATCTCCTCTTCATTTGTAAAAGTAAAACTTAGTCTTATATGATTGGTTTCTGCAGCATCTACATAAAAGAATTTACTTTCAATAAAACTAACCCCTCTTAAAAGTGCATCACTAGCAAATTCACTTGTATTTATTTCTTTAGGAAAGGTTAACCAAAGAAAGAAGCCTCCTTCTGGCTCGGTAAATGTTACTTCCTCTCCAAAATATTCCTTTACTATGTCAACCATTGCTTCTTTCCTAGCACAATATAAATCATTTATTCTATTCATATGGTTTTCAAATTTTACTTCTCCCAAGAAATGAGAAATAATTTCTTGAACAAAAACACTTGTGGATCCATCTGATTTTAACATTTTCATTCGCTGGATAATTACATCATCATCCGCTATAGCCCAGCCCATTCTAATTCCTGGTGCAATCGTTTTAGAAAAGGTACTTAAATAAATAACCCTTTTCGGACCGAAAGAATAAATAGAGGGCAATTTCTCTCCAGAAAAACAAAGCTCTACATATGCATCATCTTCTAGTACATAAAAATTATATTCATAAGCAAGTTCAGCAAGCTTCTTTCTTCTTTCTATCGATAAGCAAACACCAGTAGGATTATGATAATTTGGCATCACATAAATAAACTTGGGAATCGGGATATTATTCTTAACTGCTTCCTTCAATTTACTCTCAAGTTTGTCTGTCATTAAACCATTTTCATCAATAGGTATTGACGAAATTTTTACTTCAGCAAGGGAGAATTGTCTAATTGCGCCAAAAAAAGTCGGCGCCTCCACCCAAACATGATCCCCAGGGTCTGTTAAGGTTCTTGTTGCTAAGTCAATAGCTTGCATAGAACCAGCAGTAACAAGAATATTTGGTTTGTCTACTACGATTGATACATGTTTGGAGCGTCTTTGAATCCAATTTACAACATGATCAGGACCTTCTCCTCCTGAATATTGCAGAGCTTTTGGACCATCCAATTGCAATGCAGACACTGCTGATTGAGACAATAAAGGAATATCAAATGATTCTTTCGCAGGATGACCAAAGGCAAATGGAATTAAATCAGGATGTTTTTTCGCATTAGCTGCAGATAATAAAGGCATTTCTGGAAACCTATTTGATAACGGATACTCTTTTACTACTTCCATGTATTTCCCCCATTTATACTAGTTTTGTCTGCTTTTGTAAGATTCATTGCTTTTACCTGCAATCAAAATAGTAGAATCATTCCACTCTACTGTTTGCTAGGCACAACAGAGTCAATCAAACGTTGAAATTCGCTGGAAAGCTTGCGGCTATATTCTCCAACCTCTCCAGTCCCAATCTTTCTACCATCTATGTCAATAACGGGGCCAATTTCTTGTCCTGTATTGGTTATAAATACTTCATCCATCTCGTATAACGCTTCTAATGTCATTGGTGTTTCTTCTAACTCTAATGAGACCTTTTCTAACAAGCGAATCACCACTTGTCTTGTTATTCCATTTAAGATGAAATGATTAGCTGGATGGGTGTAACAAACACCATCCTTTATGCCAAAAATATTGCTGCTGCTACACTCCGTCACGAATCCGTCTCTAACAAAAACAGCTTCTTGAGCCCCTACTTCTACTGCTTTTTGTTTTGCAAGTACATTTCCTAGTAAATTTAGACTCTTAATATCTACACGCTGCCATCT from Niallia sp. FSL W8-0635 carries:
- a CDS encoding aminotransferase-like domain-containing protein; translation: MEVVKEYPLSNRFPEMPLLSAANAKKHPDLIPFAFGHPAKESFDIPLLSQSAVSALQLDGPKALQYSGGEGPDHVVNWIQRRSKHVSIVVDKPNILVTAGSMQAIDLATRTLTDPGDHVWVEAPTFFGAIRQFSLAEVKISSIPIDENGLMTDKLESKLKEAVKNNIPIPKFIYVMPNYHNPTGVCLSIERRKKLAELAYEYNFYVLEDDAYVELCFSGEKLPSIYSFGPKRVIYLSTFSKTIAPGIRMGWAIADDDVIIQRMKMLKSDGSTSVFVQEIISHFLGEVKFENHMNRINDLYCARKEAMVDIVKEYFGEEVTFTEPEGGFFLWLTFPKEINTSEFASDALLRGVSFIESKFFYVDAAETNHIRLSFTFTNEEEIQKGVQRIAESYYRYKKSIEVLNEV
- the dat gene encoding D-amino-acid transaminase — encoded protein: MYILVNEGIIPKSSFSIDIEDRGYQFGDGIYEMVKVFEGVLFEWEAHLERLFRSARELRIAISMNKEELTKQIQQLIAIENLRDGYIYLQVTRGVAARVHHFPEGATSVLVAYVKEGGEVRKAELTGIHVITTEDIRWQRVDIKSLNLLGNVLAKQKAVEVGAQEAVFVRDGFVTECSSSNIFGIKDGVCYTHPANHFILNGITRQVVIRLLEKVSLELEETPMTLEALYEMDEVFITNTGQEIGPVIDIDGRKIGTGEVGEYSRKLSSEFQRLIDSVVPSKQ